From Aedes albopictus strain Foshan chromosome 1, AalbF5, whole genome shotgun sequence, one genomic window encodes:
- the LOC134292255 gene encoding basic salivary proline-rich protein 4-like: MKNCQVKLAGLLKGSQQDLSVKHAGLPRGSPQDFHDGKPAGLPRREARRTSTTGSPQDFHDGKPAGLPRREARRTSTTGSPQDFHDWKPAGLPRREARRTSTTGSPQDFHDGKPAGFPRREARRTSTTGSPQDFHDGKPAGLPRREARRTSTTGSPQDFHDGKPAGLPRREARRTSTTGSPQDFHDGKPAGLPRREARRTSTTGSSQDFHDGKPAGLPRREARRTSTTGSPQDFLRNARRTSYRKPTGLPTGSPLDFLQEAHWTSYRKPTGLPTGSPLDFLQEAHWTSYRKPTGLPTGSPLDILQEAHWTSYRKPAGLPRGSRQDFPEQAAGLPRASR; this comes from the coding sequence ATGAAAAACTGCCAAGTGAAGCTCGCAGGACTTCTGAAGGGAAGCCAGCAGGACTTGTCAGTGAAGCACGCAGGACTTCCCAGAGGAAGCCCGCAGGACTTCCACGACGGGAAGCCCGCAGGACTTCCACGACGGGAAGCCCGCAGGACTTCCACGACGGGAAGCCCGCAGGACTTCCACGACGGGAAGCCCGCAGGACTTCCACGACGGGAAGCCCGCAGGACTTCCACGACGGGAAGCCCGCAGGACTTCCACGACTGGAAGCCCGCAGGACTTCCACGGCGGGAAGCCCGCAGGACTTCCACGACGGGAAGCCCGCAGGACTTCCACGACGGGAAGCCCGCAGGATTTCCACGACGGGAAGCCCGCAGGACTTCCACGACGGGAAGCCCGCAGGACTTCCACGACGGGAAGCCCGCAGGACTTCCACGACGGGAAGCCCGCAGGACTTCCACGACGGGAAGCCCGCAGGACTTCCACGACGGGAAGCCCGCAGGACTTCCACGACGGGAAGCCCGCAGGACTTCCACGACGGGAAGCCCGCAGGACTTCCACGACGGGAAGCCCGCAGGACTTCCACGACGGGAAGCCCGCAGGACTTCCACGACGGGAAGCTCGCAGGACTTCCACGACGGGAAGCCCGCAGGACTTCCACGACGGGAAGCCCGCAGGACTTCCACGACGGGAAGCCCGCAGGACTTCCTACGCAATGCCCGCAGGACTTCCTACAGGAAGCCCACTGGACTTCCTACAGGAAGCCCACTGGACTTCCTACAGGAAGCCCACTGGACTTCCTACAGGAAGCCCACTGGACTTCCTACAGGAAGCCCACTGGACTTCCTACAGGAAGCCCACTGGACATCCTATAGGAAGCCCACTGGACTTCCTACAGGAAGCCCACTGGACATCCTACAGGAAGCCCACTGGACATCCTACAGGAAGCCCGCAGGACTTCCCAGAGGAAGCCGGCAGGACTTCCCAGAGCAAGCTGCAGGACTTCCCAGAGCAAGCCGGTAG